Proteins encoded within one genomic window of Gloeobacter kilaueensis JS1:
- the fghA gene encoding S-formylglutathione hydrolase, whose protein sequence is MLEVLSEHRSFGGTVGFYRHFSESCNAPMRFAVYRPPQIEAGPLPVLYFLQGLTCTEENFMVKSGAQRVAAQLGLLLVSPDTSPRKTGIPGEDDEYDFGSGAGFYVDATAEPWSRHYRMYSYVVGELPLVVAQNFPADSARAGICGHSMGGHGALVCALKNPGRYRSLSVFAPICAPSRTPWGQKALARYLGDDPEHWKAYDATELVSKGPIDLPILVDQGLADPYLAEQLQVDLFEDACAACGQPLVLRRQEGYDHGYFFIASFIESHLRHHARALTGQAEAD, encoded by the coding sequence GTGCTGGAAGTTCTCTCCGAACACCGCTCCTTCGGTGGAACCGTCGGTTTTTACCGGCATTTTTCTGAAAGCTGCAACGCCCCGATGCGCTTTGCAGTCTACCGCCCGCCCCAGATAGAAGCGGGACCGCTGCCGGTCCTGTACTTTTTGCAGGGCCTCACCTGCACCGAAGAAAACTTTATGGTCAAATCCGGCGCACAGCGCGTCGCTGCCCAGTTGGGCCTGCTGCTGGTCAGCCCCGACACCAGCCCGCGAAAGACAGGCATCCCCGGCGAGGACGACGAGTACGACTTTGGCAGCGGTGCCGGCTTTTATGTCGATGCCACCGCCGAGCCCTGGAGCCGCCACTACCGGATGTACAGCTACGTGGTGGGCGAGCTGCCCCTGGTCGTCGCTCAGAACTTTCCTGCCGACAGCGCCAGAGCCGGGATCTGCGGCCACTCGATGGGCGGCCACGGTGCGCTCGTCTGCGCCCTTAAAAATCCGGGCCGCTACCGCTCGCTCTCGGTCTTTGCCCCGATCTGCGCTCCTTCGCGCACGCCCTGGGGCCAGAAGGCGCTCGCGCGCTACCTGGGAGACGACCCTGAGCACTGGAAGGCGTACGACGCCACCGAACTGGTGAGCAAAGGCCCGATCGATCTGCCGATTCTGGTCGATCAGGGGCTGGCCGACCCGTACCTGGCAGAGCAGTTGCAGGTCGATCTTTTCGAGGACGCCTGTGCCGCCTGTGGCCAGCCGCTCGTCCTGCGCCGCCAGGAAGGTTACGACCACGGCTACTTTTTTATTGCCAGCTTTATCGAGAGCCACCTGCGCCACCACGCCCGCGCTCTGACCGGCCAGGCAGAGGCAGATTGA
- a CDS encoding cation:proton antiporter — protein sequence MAEQLKLIVDMVSVLGAAAAGGFVTSRLRQPVLLGYLLGGVLVGPAVLGLVGGGSEIKVLAEVGVALLLFALGVEFSIKDLLKVRQIALGGGSLQIVLTIALGGGLAYLTGWVDTLPKAIFLGAVLSLSSTAVVLKSLIERNELQTAHAQAMLGILIVQDLGLGLMLAVLPALTQPPEAIGGAIGLALVKTALFVAAAIGAGIWLIPPLMRQVARTGSQELFVLTVFALCLGVALLTAAIGLGIEMGAFVAGLMISEVEYADQALDKVLPMRDIFATLFFASIGTLIDPAFLLANAPVLVGLVAVAMVGKALIVTPIAALFGYPFKTALIVGLGLNQIGEFSFVLAGVAQGLGLFSERLYALTVGTAAITLVLTPFVLKASPSLFQLLERLPVLGPQLAASQAPRAVSVEEGIEDHIVVAGYGRVGQTLVRLLRSQGYRVLVIDNDEGAVQILRDQSLPYLFGDSASELVLEKAHLERARALAIALPDPIATRLTLKRALGFAPDLDITVRAHANDEIDTLYQLGAKEVVQPEFEASLEMGAHLLADLGSGPRAAREAIEQCRIDHYRMLLPDRPDYLQASDLRAVSDELEGDWFTLEPTSPLVGLSLAQADIRRLTGVSIMAIQRGSQTIRFPGPQTLLTAGDRLLAVGDEEEDAAFEQLLTGSAPALSGVPGRWFTVPPGCWLGGQTLAAADLRRRHSVLVQAVQHGSRLIRFPNGDTRIYADDRLLLCGSDAALIRFADTICNSTQQPALEPPD from the coding sequence ATGGCGGAGCAACTGAAATTGATCGTCGATATGGTCAGCGTGCTCGGTGCAGCGGCGGCAGGTGGCTTTGTCACAAGCCGCCTCAGGCAGCCGGTTCTGCTCGGGTATCTGCTGGGCGGGGTGCTGGTCGGTCCTGCTGTTCTGGGCCTGGTCGGGGGCGGGAGTGAAATCAAAGTCCTCGCCGAGGTGGGTGTCGCCCTGCTCCTTTTTGCCCTCGGCGTCGAATTTTCGATCAAGGACCTGCTCAAGGTGCGGCAGATTGCCCTGGGGGGCGGCAGCCTGCAGATTGTGCTCACGATCGCCCTGGGGGGCGGCCTCGCCTATCTCACCGGCTGGGTCGATACGCTGCCTAAGGCAATCTTTTTAGGGGCGGTGCTGTCGCTCTCTTCCACCGCCGTCGTCCTCAAAAGTCTCATCGAGCGCAACGAGTTGCAGACCGCCCACGCCCAGGCGATGCTGGGGATCTTGATCGTTCAGGATCTGGGGCTGGGGCTGATGCTGGCGGTTCTACCGGCGCTCACCCAGCCGCCGGAGGCGATCGGCGGGGCGATCGGCCTGGCCCTTGTCAAAACAGCTCTGTTCGTCGCCGCTGCGATCGGGGCCGGTATCTGGCTCATCCCGCCCCTGATGCGCCAGGTGGCGCGCACGGGATCGCAGGAACTTTTTGTGCTCACCGTCTTTGCCCTCTGCCTCGGGGTAGCGCTTCTGACAGCGGCAATCGGCCTGGGTATCGAGATGGGCGCTTTTGTGGCGGGGCTCATGATCTCAGAAGTCGAGTACGCCGATCAGGCCCTCGACAAGGTGCTGCCGATGCGCGACATCTTTGCTACCCTCTTTTTTGCTTCGATCGGCACGCTCATCGACCCGGCTTTTTTGCTCGCGAACGCGCCGGTGCTGGTGGGCCTGGTGGCGGTGGCGATGGTGGGCAAAGCCTTGATCGTCACTCCGATTGCGGCGCTATTTGGGTATCCGTTCAAGACCGCCTTGATCGTGGGACTCGGGCTCAATCAGATCGGTGAATTTTCTTTTGTGCTCGCTGGAGTGGCCCAGGGGCTGGGGTTATTTTCGGAGCGGCTCTACGCCCTCACCGTCGGCACCGCCGCGATCACGCTGGTGCTCACGCCGTTCGTCCTCAAAGCCTCGCCGTCGCTGTTTCAACTATTAGAACGGTTGCCGGTCCTCGGCCCGCAGTTGGCGGCCAGCCAGGCACCGCGCGCGGTGAGCGTCGAAGAGGGCATCGAGGACCACATCGTCGTCGCCGGTTATGGCCGGGTGGGCCAGACCCTGGTGCGGCTGTTGCGCTCCCAGGGCTACAGGGTGCTCGTCATCGACAACGACGAAGGAGCCGTCCAGATCCTCCGCGATCAGTCTCTGCCCTACCTTTTTGGGGATTCGGCAAGCGAGCTGGTGCTCGAAAAAGCCCACCTGGAGCGGGCACGGGCTCTCGCCATCGCCCTGCCGGATCCGATCGCCACCCGCCTCACCCTCAAGCGCGCCCTCGGCTTCGCCCCCGATCTCGATATCACCGTGCGCGCCCACGCCAACGACGAGATCGACACGCTCTACCAACTGGGAGCCAAAGAAGTCGTCCAGCCCGAATTCGAGGCGTCCCTCGAGATGGGAGCCCACTTGCTCGCCGATCTGGGCTCCGGTCCACGGGCCGCCCGCGAGGCGATCGAGCAGTGCCGGATCGATCATTACCGGATGCTGTTGCCGGATCGACCAGACTACCTGCAGGCCAGCGATCTGCGGGCTGTCTCCGACGAGCTGGAAGGCGACTGGTTCACCCTCGAACCGACTTCGCCGCTGGTGGGCCTCTCGCTTGCCCAGGCGGATATTCGTCGCCTGACGGGCGTGTCGATCATGGCGATTCAGCGCGGCAGCCAGACCATCCGCTTTCCTGGCCCCCAGACCCTTCTCACTGCCGGGGACCGCCTGCTGGCGGTGGGCGACGAGGAGGAGGACGCTGCCTTCGAGCAGCTATTGACCGGCTCCGCGCCTGCCCTCTCCGGGGTGCCGGGGCGCTGGTTCACCGTGCCCCCCGGTTGCTGGCTGGGCGGCCAGACCCTCGCTGCCGCCGATCTGCGCCGCCGCCACAGTGTGCTCGTCCAGGCGGTCCAGCACGGCAGCCGCCTCATCCGCTTTCCCAACGGCGACACTCGTATCTATGCCGATGACCGCCTGCTGCTGTGCGGTTCCGATGCCGCCTTGATCCGGTTTGCCGATACCATTTGTAACAGCACTCAGCAGCCAGCCCTGGAGCCGCCCGACTGA
- a CDS encoding YqhA family protein — protein MFQKLLPAGRFLILIAVAGTMAATIALLVYGIVQAAQLIVGAFGAGMVSAKGLKGLALGFIEVVDLFLLGTVFYIVALGLYELFIGEIAVPRWLVITSLDDLKSKLVSVVIVILAILFLGQVVSWDGERNLLPYGGSIALVIAALTYFLSQKANKSP, from the coding sequence ATGTTTCAGAAATTGTTACCCGCCGGTCGCTTTCTCATCCTCATCGCCGTCGCCGGCACGATGGCTGCAACGATAGCCTTGCTTGTCTACGGCATTGTCCAGGCAGCCCAGTTGATCGTCGGCGCTTTCGGTGCCGGTATGGTCTCAGCCAAAGGTCTCAAGGGGCTGGCTCTCGGCTTTATCGAGGTCGTAGACCTCTTCTTGCTGGGCACCGTTTTTTATATCGTTGCCCTTGGTCTGTACGAATTATTTATCGGCGAAATCGCTGTACCCAGGTGGCTGGTAATCACCAGCCTGGACGATCTGAAAAGCAAGCTTGTGAGCGTCGTCATCGTTATCCTGGCCATTCTCTTTTTGGGCCAGGTGGTCAGTTGGGATGGTGAACGCAACTTACTGCCCTACGGAGGATCAATCGCCCTGGTTATCGCTGCGCTGACCTATTTTCTAAGCCAGAAAGCCAACAAGTCACCTTAG
- a CDS encoding helix-turn-helix domain-containing protein has protein sequence MSDLVTARVAGNSHGAALSASYRWVQKHWASSADIADFMTSIITEGSPPIEKLRRVRDLLSPGMSNLAAIFGVSRQTIYNWLNGEQPRREHISKLEDLVQATDIISRAGIPITGALLKRPVLNGKSLLETAQIGGSAQEAARRLVQLVSREVEQRQRLAERFAGRKVISPPPEADFPAENDIE, from the coding sequence TTGAGTGACCTGGTGACAGCAAGAGTTGCAGGCAATTCACATGGTGCAGCCCTCTCTGCAAGCTACCGTTGGGTTCAGAAGCACTGGGCCAGTAGTGCCGATATAGCGGATTTCATGACGAGTATTATCACGGAGGGCAGCCCACCTATCGAAAAATTACGGCGGGTTCGGGATCTGCTCTCTCCTGGGATGTCTAACCTTGCTGCTATCTTTGGTGTCTCTCGTCAGACTATTTACAACTGGCTCAATGGAGAGCAGCCCAGGCGCGAGCATATCTCAAAATTAGAGGATCTGGTGCAGGCTACGGATATAATTTCTCGTGCTGGGATTCCAATCACTGGCGCTCTTCTAAAACGCCCGGTGCTGAATGGCAAGAGCCTGCTTGAAACCGCCCAGATTGGCGGTTCCGCCCAGGAAGCTGCCAGAAGGCTTGTTCAACTCGTCAGTCGCGAAGTTGAACAGCGGCAACGCCTGGCGGAACGCTTCGCTGGCCGAAAGGTTATCTCTCCTCCACCTGAAGCTGACTTCCCGGCTGAAAACGATATCGAGTAG
- a CDS encoding TIGR04255 family protein, which yields MGSKMSNAPVYFTVAQIQFNAVLNLENYIPLIQDTMRRAHFPDFKRQIQQALVQLNMGGEQVASPNLPPQSRYLFGDIEGKSVFVLESNALSFQTTAYDTFQVFSRTLLEGLATIHSVLKLDFTERAGLRYLDAVLPRDNETVADYLVTEVLGLSGKLAGKMLYSFSESVAMTLAGQLVSRVIVQDGNIGLPLELMSVEPKIEPKFTRFNGRHAIIDTDMFYQNREKFNLDTLASRLDTLHDEILKSFQATVTPHAFSVWA from the coding sequence ATGGGCAGCAAGATGAGTAACGCGCCTGTCTACTTCACCGTGGCGCAGATTCAATTTAATGCAGTTCTGAATCTTGAAAATTATATTCCTCTTATCCAGGACACGATGCGGCGTGCGCACTTTCCAGACTTCAAAAGGCAAATCCAGCAGGCACTCGTGCAGTTGAACATGGGTGGTGAACAGGTAGCCAGTCCGAATCTTCCACCCCAGTCGCGCTATCTGTTTGGTGACATAGAAGGCAAATCCGTATTTGTTCTGGAGAGTAATGCCCTATCATTTCAAACAACTGCTTACGACACTTTTCAAGTGTTCTCCAGAACATTACTGGAAGGTCTAGCCACAATTCATTCAGTGCTAAAACTGGACTTTACTGAGCGAGCTGGATTACGCTATCTGGATGCAGTGTTGCCGCGAGACAACGAGACAGTCGCTGATTATTTGGTAACGGAAGTACTCGGTCTATCAGGAAAACTGGCTGGCAAGATGCTGTATTCATTTAGCGAAAGCGTAGCGATGACCTTGGCTGGTCAATTGGTGTCTCGGGTGATCGTCCAAGATGGCAATATAGGTTTGCCGCTTGAGTTGATGTCCGTAGAACCGAAAATAGAGCCAAAGTTTACACGGTTCAACGGTCGTCATGCCATCATCGACACAGACATGTTCTATCAAAACCGCGAGAAGTTTAACCTGGACACGCTGGCTTCAAGACTAGATACGCTTCACGATGAAATCTTGAAGTCATTTCAGGCGACAGTTACCCCTCATGCTTTTTCGGTCTGGGCATAG
- a CDS encoding cryptochrome/photolyase family protein: MTHTLLWFRKGLRLHDNPALQMAIQKATRLMPVFVLDPHFIDPDRVGINRMAFLLESLVDLDRRLRTLGSRLLVLRGQPEEVLAHAFSTWQVGRLCFERDTEPYARNRDERLRSLAQKCGIEVVSPTGHTLFDPDAVLKAGGGRAPLTYSAFLRVISRLGTPAQPQPTPAHLPPPIAEICESPDYAIPTLTELGYTDLEAVNHRYPGGETAGLERLGDYLADRARVAHFAKPDTDPTAFDPPATTVLGAHLKFGCLSARTFYYEVQAIYRQARSHTEPPVSLLAQILWREFFYVLGYATPNYDRMAGNPICRQIAWDDNPAYLAAWSEGRTGYPWIDAAMHQLEREGWLHHLSRHAVACFLTRGDLWLSWEAGQAVFERLLVDQDWSLNASNWMWLSASAFFHAYHRVYSPISFAKKYDPAGRFVRHYLPALERYPDAFIYEPWKAPLSVQREAGCIVGRDYPEPIVDHTEARTRNIERMRMAFTADPSTLPT, translated from the coding sequence ATGACCCACACCCTCCTCTGGTTTCGCAAGGGATTGCGCCTGCACGACAATCCGGCGCTGCAGATGGCGATTCAAAAAGCGACGCGATTGATGCCCGTCTTCGTTCTCGACCCGCACTTCATCGATCCGGATCGAGTCGGCATCAACCGGATGGCCTTTTTGCTCGAAAGCCTCGTAGACCTCGATCGCCGGTTGCGCACCCTCGGATCGCGCCTCCTTGTGCTCAGGGGCCAGCCCGAGGAAGTCCTCGCCCACGCCTTCAGCACCTGGCAGGTGGGCCGGTTGTGCTTCGAGCGCGACACCGAACCCTACGCCCGCAATCGGGACGAGCGCCTGCGCTCCCTCGCCCAAAAGTGCGGCATCGAGGTGGTGAGCCCCACCGGACACACCCTTTTCGATCCGGACGCGGTGCTCAAAGCCGGCGGGGGCCGGGCTCCTTTGACCTACAGCGCCTTCTTGCGCGTCATCAGCCGCCTGGGTACACCGGCCCAGCCCCAACCGACTCCGGCCCACCTGCCCCCACCGATCGCGGAAATCTGCGAAAGCCCGGACTACGCCATTCCGACCCTCACGGAACTGGGCTATACCGACCTGGAGGCCGTGAACCATCGCTATCCGGGGGGTGAAACAGCAGGATTAGAGCGTCTGGGCGACTATCTGGCCGATCGGGCGCGGGTAGCGCACTTCGCCAAACCCGATACGGACCCGACTGCCTTCGATCCGCCCGCCACGACTGTTCTAGGAGCCCATCTCAAGTTCGGTTGCCTCTCAGCCCGCACCTTCTACTACGAAGTCCAGGCCATCTATCGCCAGGCCCGCTCCCACACTGAGCCGCCGGTCTCGCTGCTTGCCCAGATTCTCTGGCGGGAATTTTTTTATGTCTTAGGCTACGCCACCCCCAACTACGACCGGATGGCAGGTAACCCGATCTGCCGCCAGATTGCCTGGGATGACAACCCTGCCTATCTGGCCGCCTGGAGCGAGGGGCGCACCGGCTATCCGTGGATCGACGCCGCCATGCACCAACTTGAGCGCGAGGGCTGGCTGCACCATTTGAGCCGCCACGCCGTCGCCTGCTTTCTTACCCGTGGCGATCTCTGGCTAAGCTGGGAAGCGGGCCAGGCTGTCTTCGAGCGGTTGCTCGTCGATCAAGACTGGAGCCTCAACGCGAGCAACTGGATGTGGCTGTCGGCGAGCGCTTTTTTTCACGCCTACCACCGCGTCTATAGCCCCATCAGCTTCGCCAAAAAGTACGATCCTGCGGGCCGCTTCGTCCGCCACTATCTGCCCGCTCTTGAGCGCTATCCGGACGCCTTTATCTACGAACCCTGGAAAGCGCCTCTATCTGTCCAGCGCGAGGCCGGTTGCATCGTCGGTCGCGACTACCCCGAACCCATCGTCGATCACACCGAAGCCAGAACCCGCAACATCGAGCGGATGCGAATGGCTTTCACCGCAGATCCTTCAACCTTACCAACGTAG
- a CDS encoding dockerin type I domain-containing protein, producing MGKQIFVILGLAALLAKAACAQSAGGDVNGDGRVDSQDVQRIEQYLRGELVLQDDQIRAADADGDGRVTAKDRDLLQRRIEKLTVKSRNGGASLLELKSANSGVVLDKATGKPLANVEVALPDEGISVRTDSQGRFRLTRAPAGKILTARATNYVPKSVTLARSSSGLQEILLEQLSPQLMVVDDQLYHLGNDDFDPNSAGALEFHKRSIGGRFEKTFELNSFPHEDLTLRIGSLIGLDTPESVAAGQSGLTDRVLPQGGLRVFLNGSAVSRIVLNGDNLEVSLPRWLLQKGTNRLLLSVDPIDQNSISIVKVDPGLYGAPAAGAYDLDDIEFAHLVVVDPTGSLVGGRQQRETGIGKNSIFPEPR from the coding sequence GTGGGCAAGCAGATTTTTGTCATTCTGGGACTCGCTGCTCTGCTGGCGAAAGCAGCCTGTGCCCAGAGTGCCGGGGGCGATGTCAACGGCGATGGCCGGGTAGACAGTCAGGATGTGCAGCGCATCGAGCAGTACCTGCGCGGCGAGCTGGTGTTGCAGGACGACCAGATCAGAGCAGCGGACGCCGACGGCGATGGCCGGGTAACGGCAAAAGACCGCGATCTGCTGCAGCGGCGCATCGAGAAACTTACCGTCAAATCCAGAAATGGTGGGGCGAGCCTGCTGGAATTAAAGAGTGCCAACAGCGGCGTCGTCCTCGACAAGGCGACGGGCAAACCGCTTGCCAACGTCGAGGTGGCCCTACCCGACGAAGGGATCAGCGTGCGCACCGACAGCCAGGGCCGATTTCGGCTGACGCGGGCTCCAGCGGGCAAGATTCTCACCGCCCGCGCCACCAACTACGTCCCCAAGTCGGTGACCCTGGCCAGGAGCAGCAGCGGCCTGCAGGAAATTTTGCTCGAACAGCTCAGCCCACAACTGATGGTGGTCGATGACCAGCTCTATCACCTGGGCAACGACGACTTCGACCCGAATTCGGCGGGAGCCCTCGAATTTCACAAGCGCAGTATCGGTGGCCGCTTTGAGAAGACCTTTGAACTCAATTCCTTTCCGCACGAGGATCTGACCCTGCGCATCGGCTCGCTGATTGGCCTCGATACACCCGAATCGGTGGCAGCGGGCCAGTCGGGCCTCACCGACCGCGTTCTGCCCCAGGGCGGTCTGCGCGTCTTTCTCAACGGCTCCGCCGTCAGCCGCATCGTCCTCAACGGCGACAACCTCGAAGTCAGTCTGCCGCGCTGGCTGTTGCAGAAAGGAACGAATCGGCTGCTCTTGAGCGTCGATCCGATCGATCAAAACAGTATTTCGATCGTCAAGGTCGATCCTGGCCTCTACGGTGCCCCAGCCGCCGGTGCCTACGACCTGGATGATATAGAATTTGCTCATCTGGTGGTAGTCGATCCGACCGGCTCGCTGGTGGGTGGCAGACAACAGCGCGAGACTGGAATCGGAAAAAACTCGATATTTCCGGAGCCGCGCTAA
- a CDS encoding dockerin type I domain-containing protein: MGRVALVLCLLLGLAVPVLAQSGDVNGDGRIDERDIQLIDAYLNGTQLLQDAQIVAADADRDGKITATDRDLLQRRILGLQARSGPKNSQVDLTSADAGVVVDKATGAPLAGVEVALPDEGISVRTDSQGRFRLPGSTSGKQILTARATNYAPSSVTTQNRRGFQLELERLNPRLAVLDDDLHHLGDDNYDRRSSGAREFRLPAEGTRYVKSFVLARLPQSDLQLRIGSIIGIDTEDAIAAGQSNLPPSSRRQAGSGGVRVSLNGQMLRELVLNGDNLTVTLPRTLLRPGTNQIALEAARLDRGAVVFNPSPDSLFGKLSSAELQDLGLGSGALDYDDIEFTHLVIVDPAGGALPESEPR, from the coding sequence GTGGGTCGCGTCGCCCTGGTGCTGTGTCTATTGCTGGGACTGGCGGTGCCTGTCCTGGCCCAGAGCGGCGATGTCAACGGCGATGGCCGCATTGACGAGCGGGATATCCAGCTCATCGACGCCTACTTGAACGGTACACAGCTATTGCAGGATGCCCAGATCGTTGCCGCCGACGCCGACCGCGACGGCAAAATTACGGCCACCGACCGCGATCTGCTGCAGCGGCGCATTTTGGGCCTCCAGGCTCGGTCCGGCCCCAAAAATAGCCAGGTGGATCTCACCAGCGCCGATGCGGGTGTCGTCGTCGATAAGGCGACGGGCGCGCCCCTGGCTGGGGTAGAAGTTGCTCTGCCGGACGAAGGGATCAGCGTGCGCACCGACAGCCAGGGCCGGTTCCGGCTGCCGGGTTCCACCAGCGGCAAGCAGATCCTGACGGCGAGAGCCACCAACTACGCCCCGTCTTCGGTGACAACCCAGAACCGGCGCGGCTTTCAGTTGGAACTGGAGCGGCTCAACCCCCGACTGGCCGTCCTCGACGACGACCTGCACCACCTGGGAGACGACAACTACGACCGGCGATCGAGCGGAGCGCGGGAATTTCGCCTGCCCGCCGAAGGCACCCGCTATGTCAAAAGCTTTGTCCTGGCCCGCCTGCCCCAGAGCGACCTGCAACTGCGCATCGGCTCGATCATTGGCATCGACACCGAGGATGCAATCGCCGCCGGTCAGTCCAACCTGCCTCCCAGCAGCCGTCGGCAGGCCGGTAGCGGCGGGGTGCGGGTGAGTCTCAACGGCCAGATGCTGCGCGAGCTGGTCCTCAACGGCGACAATCTCACGGTTACGCTGCCCCGTACCCTGCTGCGCCCTGGAACAAATCAGATCGCCCTGGAAGCGGCTCGCCTCGATCGGGGGGCGGTCGTCTTCAATCCCAGCCCCGATAGCCTCTTTGGCAAGCTGAGCAGCGCTGAACTGCAAGATCTGGGCCTGGGCAGCGGCGCATTGGACTACGATGACATCGAGTTCACCCATCTGGTGATCGTCGATCCGGCGGGAGGGGCGCTGCCGGAGTCGGAACCCCGCTGA
- a CDS encoding dockerin type I domain-containing protein — MLRVASLVGLTVVVTLAVPAWAESGDINGDGRVDKRDIELIDGYLSGTQLLQDDQIAAADADRDGKITQNDRDLLQRRISGLAVRPATADPPRGRSAARTKTAAVPGRAAIDLTSADTGVVVDKATGEPLAGVEVALPDEGITVRTDSQGRFQLPRSSAGKILTARATDYAPAAVAGGSSGGYQLQLERLSPRLTVLDDNLIHLGDNSFGPGSANYAEFRLPARGRSYVRTFNLARVPQRDMILRIGSVIGLDTPESVAAGQSQLPLYGAPSEGLRISLNGQTIKQVLLNGDNIAVLVPRWLLQAGSNELRLETHAIGGSGSRTIISSRRGIGLGGLLGGLFGLGGDMGYPMDNTPDYDDLEFAHLVLEDPSGGN, encoded by the coding sequence ATGCTCCGCGTCGCCTCGCTGGTTGGTCTGACTGTTGTGGTAACGCTTGCCGTCCCCGCCTGGGCTGAAAGTGGAGATATCAACGGCGATGGCCGGGTGGATAAGCGAGACATCGAACTGATCGACGGTTATCTGAGCGGCACACAGCTATTGCAGGACGACCAGATCGCTGCTGCCGACGCCGATCGCGACGGCAAGATCACCCAGAACGACCGCGACCTGCTGCAGCGGCGCATCTCGGGCCTGGCCGTCCGTCCTGCCACAGCCGATCCCCCCCGAGGGCGATCGGCGGCGCGGACAAAAACCGCCGCTGTCCCTGGCCGGGCCGCCATCGACCTCACCAGCGCCGATACGGGTGTCGTCGTCGATAAGGCGACGGGCGAACCCCTGGCTGGGGTAGAAGTCGCTCTGCCGGACGAGGGAATCACCGTGCGCACCGACAGTCAGGGCCGATTTCAACTGCCCCGCTCCAGTGCCGGCAAGATCCTGACGGCGAGGGCCACCGACTACGCCCCGGCTGCCGTCGCCGGGGGCAGTTCAGGAGGCTACCAGTTGCAGCTTGAGCGCCTGTCGCCCCGGCTCACGGTGCTCGACGACAACCTGATCCACCTGGGAGACAACAGCTTCGGTCCCGGCTCGGCCAACTACGCCGAATTTCGCCTGCCCGCTCGGGGCCGCAGCTACGTGCGCACGTTCAACCTGGCGCGGGTGCCCCAGCGCGACATGATCCTGCGCATCGGCTCGGTGATTGGCCTCGATACGCCCGAATCGGTGGCCGCAGGCCAATCGCAGTTGCCCCTCTACGGCGCACCGAGCGAAGGGCTACGCATCTCCCTCAACGGTCAGACGATCAAGCAGGTGCTGCTCAACGGCGACAACATCGCCGTCCTCGTTCCCCGCTGGCTGTTACAGGCCGGAAGCAACGAGTTGCGCCTCGAAACCCACGCCATTGGCGGCAGCGGTTCGCGGACAATCATCAGCAGCCGCCGGGGAATCGGGCTGGGCGGCTTGCTGGGCGGTCTTTTTGGCCTGGGGGGCGACATGGGCTATCCGATGGACAACACCCCCGACTACGACGATCTCGAATTTGCTCACCTCGTGCTCGAAGACCCGAGCGGCGGCAACTGA
- the dapF gene encoding diaminopimelate epimerase, translated as MSTLAFAKYEGLGNDFVLIDNRHTPEPVLSAAQAVAVCDRHRGVGADGVIFLLEARDADFQMRIFNSDGSEAQMCGNGIRCLAHYARTLGIEPTADRYRVQTGAGVLDIDLLPDGQVRVDMGAPALLAGEIPTTLAPADQKVIAAPLNVAGSDWSVTCVSMGNPHAVIFVPDLEAIDLERIGPLFEHERHFPERINTHFVRVLSPTHLQVKVWERGAGATLACGTGACAVLVAAVLNHLAQEEATVELPGGPLQIRWDSESNHLLMTGPARTVFEGTLQLPPLGSSSTR; from the coding sequence ATGTCTACACTCGCCTTTGCCAAGTACGAGGGACTCGGAAACGACTTCGTGCTCATCGACAATCGCCACACACCCGAGCCAGTGCTCTCAGCGGCTCAGGCGGTGGCTGTCTGTGATCGCCACAGAGGCGTCGGGGCGGACGGCGTCATCTTCTTGTTAGAGGCCCGTGACGCCGATTTTCAGATGCGTATCTTCAACAGCGATGGCTCCGAGGCCCAGATGTGCGGCAACGGCATCCGCTGCCTCGCCCACTACGCCCGCACCCTGGGCATCGAGCCCACGGCGGATCGCTACCGGGTGCAAACCGGAGCCGGAGTGCTCGACATCGATCTGCTGCCGGATGGCCAGGTGCGGGTAGACATGGGAGCTCCTGCCCTGCTCGCTGGTGAAATCCCGACCACCCTCGCCCCCGCCGATCAAAAGGTGATTGCGGCTCCGCTCAATGTGGCCGGAAGCGACTGGTCCGTTACCTGCGTCAGCATGGGCAACCCCCACGCCGTTATCTTTGTGCCGGATCTGGAGGCGATCGACCTGGAGCGGATCGGGCCCCTCTTCGAGCACGAGCGCCACTTTCCGGAGCGAATCAACACCCACTTCGTCCGGGTTCTCAGCCCCACCCACCTGCAGGTCAAAGTCTGGGAGCGCGGAGCGGGGGCAACCCTCGCCTGCGGCACCGGAGCCTGTGCGGTTCTGGTGGCGGCAGTGCTCAACCACCTGGCCCAGGAGGAGGCGACGGTCGAGTTGCCCGGCGGCCCGCTGCAGATCCGCTGGGATAGCGAGAGCAATCACCTGCTCATGACCGGCCCGGCCCGCACCGTCTTCGAGGGTACGCTTCAGTTGCCGCCGCTCGGGTCTTCGAGCACGAGGTGA